From Macaca mulatta isolate MMU2019108-1 chromosome 3, T2T-MMU8v2.0, whole genome shotgun sequence, the proteins below share one genomic window:
- the MUC3A gene encoding mucin-3A isoform X2, with the protein MQLLGLLCLLWMLKASAGATGTVSTATSISHVPFPRAEAARAVLSNSPHSRDLAGRPLGVPQLASPAPGHRENAPMTLITSPHDTLISETLLTSPVSSNTSTTPTSKFAFKVETTPPTVLVYSATTECVYPTSFTITISHPTSICVTTTQVAFTSSYTPTPVTQKPVTTLTRTYPMTTTEKGTSAVTSSSSTTSGRETPIVTVTPSSSVSATDTTFHTMVFSTIRTTERIPQPTGSIHTTMSPAPVFTTLKTAVTSTSHITSSITSTETVTSVTTTTSRPTATNTLSSPTSTILSSTPVLSTETITSGIPNTTPLSTLVTTLATTITRSTPISEPTYPTSPTSTATDSTTKITCSTSVTGTLSTETSLPPTSSSLPTTETDTTPMTNLVITTPEITSHSTPTFSSSAIYSTVSTSTAAISSASPTSGTIVTSTTMTPSSLTTDIPSTTPTTITHPSVGSTGFPTTGTDLTSTFTVSSSSAMSTSVIPSSPSIQNTETSSVVSMTSATTPSGTPTFASTHSTPTSSLLTTFPATYSFSSSMSASSAGTTHTESISSPPAITSALHTTAESTLSPATTTSFTTSTTMEPPSTTVATTGTGQTTFPSSTATFPETTTLTPTTDMSTESLTTAVTSPPITSSVTSTNTVTSVTTMTSPPTTTNYFTSLTSMTLSSTPVPSTEAITSGTTNTIPPSILVTTLPTTNVSSMTTSETTYPNSPSGPGTNSTTEITYPTLMTETSSTATSIPPTSPLVSTAETAKTPTTNLVTTTTTTKITSHSTSSFTSSTIYSTDSSYTAAITSVPTTLGTMMTSTSMIPSTLSTGIPSSQPTTITPSSVGITSSLPMMTDLTSVYIVSSMSARPTTVVPSSPTVQNTETSSFVSMTSATTPSGRLTFASTHSTPTSSLLTTFPGTYSFSSSMPASSAWTTHTESISSPPAITSTLHTTAESTPSPTTTTSFTTSTMMEPPSTTVATTGTGQTTFPSSTATFPETTTLTPATDISTESLTTAMTSTPPISSSITPTNTVTSMTTTSWPTATNTLSSLTSSILSSPPVPSTEMITSHNTNTTPLSTLLTTFPTTTPDTTSHSTPSFTSSAIYSTVSTSTTAISSASPTSGTLVTSTTMTPSSLTTDIPSTTPTTTTPLSTLLTTFPTTTPDTTSHSTPSFTSSAIYSTVSTSTTAISSASPTSGTIVTSTTMTPSSLTTDIPSTTPTTIIHPSVGSTGFLTTGTDLTSTFTVSSSSAMSTSVIPSSPSIQNTETSSLVSMTSATTPSERPTLTSTDSTPTSSLLTTFSSTYSFSSSMSASSAGTTHTETISSPPASTSTLHTTAESTLSPAATTSFTTSTTMEPPLTTVATTGTGQTTFPSSTATFPETTTLTPTTDMSTESLTTAMTSTPPITSSVTPTNTVTSMARTTSWPTAGNTLSSLTSSILYSKPVLSTETITSHNTNSTPLSTLVTTLPTTITRSRPTSETTYTTSPTSTATDSTTDISYPTSMTGTLFPETSLPPTSSSLLTIETATTPITTLVTTTPETTSHSVPSFTSSTIYSTSSTTTTAISSASPTSGTMVTSTTMTPSSLSTDIPSTTPTTITHSSVSSTESLTTTAVLSSTFAVSSTSAVSTSDIPSSPNIQNTETSSLVSMTSATTPSERPTLTSTEGTQTTSLLTSFPATYSFSSSMSASSAGTTHTESISSPPSITSILHTTAGSTPSPTTTTSFTTFTTMEAPSSTVATKGTGQTTWTSSTATSPETTTLTPTLDISTGSFKTAVSSTPPITSSITSTYTMTSMTTTNPLPTATNMLPSFTSSISSSMPVPSTEAITTGTTNTTPLSSLVTTLSNYDTSSTPASETTYPTSLTSALTDSTVRTTYSTSMTGTLSTVTSLRPTSLSLPTTVTATVPTTNLVTTTTKTTSHSTPSFTSSITTTETTSHRTPSFTSPITTTETPSHSTPSFTSSITIMETTSHSTPNFTSSITTSESPSHSIPSFTSSITTTETPSHSTPSFTSSITTTETTSHSTPSYTSLITTTETTSHNTPSFTSSITTTETTSYSTPSFTSSITTTETTSSSTPRYTSLITITKTTSNSTPSVALITTTETTSHSTPSFTSSITTTETTSHSTPSFTSSITTTKTNSNSTPSFTSLIATTETTSHTTPSFTSSITTTEITSHSIPSFTSSIITTETTSHSTPSFTSSITTTETTSHSTPSFTSSITTTETTSHSTPGLTSVVTTTEATSHVTPGLTSITTSESTLHSTPTFTSSVTTTETTSQSTVSFTSLITTTATTSHSTPSFSSSITTTRTTSPDTPSFTSSITNTETTSHSTPSFTSSTSYSTVSTSTTAITSHFTTSETGVTSTPVTPASQSTDIPTTTMQTLTPSSVGTSTSLTTTTDLPSIPTDIGSLSTPTRIISSSPSIQSTETSSLVGTTSPTMSTVRTTLRSTENTPITSFSTSIVVTPETPTQTPPVLTSATGTQTSPVPTTVNFGSTDFSTSTLHTLTPSTALSTIMSTSQVPIPSTHSSTLQTSASTPSLQTSLTSTSEFTTESFTRGSTSTNAILTSFSTIIWSSTHTIMSSSPSSASITPLFSTNTHSVPSSAYTFSTENMGSSSITAFPTLSSSATTSTSPTSSSLTTALTEITPFSYISLPSTTPCPETITITIVPASPTDPCVEMDSSTEATSPPTTPLAVLPFTTEMVTCPSSISMQTTLATYMDTSSMTPESESSITTNASSSTGTGTVPTNTVFTSTEMPTSETWLSTISVIPPHLPGVSTIPLTTKPSSSLSTILRTSSKSAHSSPSTTRTSETPVATTQTPTTLTSRRTTPTTSQTTTQSTLTTTAGTCDNGGTWEQGQCACRPGFSGDRCQFQTSCLNGGQWDNLKCQCPNTFYGSRCEFAVEQVDLDVVETEVDMEVSVDQEFSPDLNDNTSQAYRDFNKTFWNQMQKIFAGMRGFNFKGVEILSLRNGSIVVDYLVLLELPFSSQLESQYEQAKTTLKEALQNASQDADSCQDSQTLCFKPDSIKVNNNSRTELTPKAICRRAAPAGYEEFYFPLVEATRLRCVTSCTSGVDNAINCHQGQCVLERSGPTCRCYSTDTHWFSGPRCEVAIHWRALVGGLTAGAALLLLLLLALGVWAVRSGLWSCQYLDRSWDQDRKWFETWDEEVVGTFSNWGFEVDGTDKDENFRVALENVDTTMKVHIKRPEMTSSSV; encoded by the exons ATGCAGCTGCTGGggctcctctgcctcctctggatGCTCAAGGCCTCCGCAGGGGCCACGG GAACTGTATCTACGGCCACATCCATCTCTCATGTGCCTTTCCCCAGGGCGGAAGCAGCCCGCGCTGTGCTCAGCAATTCTCCACACTCCAGAGACCTGGCTGGGCGGCCACTCGGTGTCCCCCAGCTTGCCTCGCCTGCTCCTGGCCACAGGGAAAATGCACCTATGACGCTCATTACCTCCCCCCATGACACACTCATCTCTGAAACACTGCTCACCTCTCCAGTCAGTTCCAACACCTCAACCACCCCGACGTCCAAGTTTGCTTTCAAGGTTGAAACCACTCCACCCACTGTGTTGGTCTATTCGGCCACCACTGAGTGCGTGTATCCAACGAGCTTTACAATCACCatctcccaccccacctccatctGTGTGACCACGACGCAGGTGGCCTTCACCAGCTCTTACACCCCAACTCCCGTGACACAGAAGCCAGTGACCACCCTCACCAGGACTTACCCTATGACCACTACTGAGAAAGGAACGTCAGCCGTGACATCTTCTTCCTCTACCACCTCTGGAAGGGAAACTCCCATAGTGACAGTGACACCCTCCTCCTCTGTGTCAGCCACAGACACAACCTTCCACACTATGGTCTTCTCTACAATTAGAACCACAGAAAGGATTCCCCAGCCCACTGGAAGCATCCATACGACCATGTCCCCAGCCCCAGTATTTACTACTCTCAAAACAGCGGTGACTTCCACTTCCCACATCACTTCTTCAATCacttccacagaaacagtgacttCTGTGACAACGACCACCTCCCGGCCCACAGCCACCAATACACTGTCATCACCCACCAGTACCATTTTATCTTCCACACCTGTCCTGAGCACAGAAACAATCACCAGTGGTATCCCAAACACCACTCCTCTATCTACCTTGGTGACCACACTCGCCACTACCATCACCAGGTCTACACCTATATCTGAGCCCACCTACCCTACTTCTCCCACTAGCACAGCCACAGACTCCACAACCAAAATCACCTGCTCCACAAGTGTGACAGGTACATTGTCCACGGAGACTTCTCTCCCACCCACATCTTCCTCTCTCCCAACCACAGAAACAGACACAACTCCTATGACAAACTTGGTAATCACCACCCCCGAGATCACCTCCCACAGTACTCCCACCTTCTCTTCTTCAGCCATCTACTCTACAGTCAGCACATCCACAGCTGCCATCTCCTCAGCTTCCCCTACCTCAGGTACCATAGTGACTTCCACAACCATGACCCCATCTTCTCTGACTACAGACATCCCTTCGACAACACCAACAACTATCACCCACCCTTCTGTGGGCTCTACTGGCTTCCCGACTACAGGAACAGACCTCACATCGACATTCACTGTTTCCAGTTCCTCAGCAATGTCCACAAGTGTCATTCCATCTTCCCCCAGCATCCAGAATACAGAAACCTCATCCGTTGTCAGCATGAcctctgccaccactcccagtggGACACCAACTTTTGCAAGTACACACAGCACTCCGACAAGTTCCCTCCTGACAACCTTCCCAGCAACAtattcattttcctcttccaTGTCTGCCAGCAGTGCCGGGACCACTCACACAGAGAGTATCTCCTCACCTCCAGCCATCACCAGTGCACTCCACACAACAGCGGAATCCACCCTATCACCCGCTACCACCACTTCATTCACAACTTCCACAACTATGGAACCACCTTCAACCACTGTAGCAACTACAGGAACAG GTCAGACCACCTTCCCCAGCTCTACAGCCACATTCCCTGAGACCACCACACTGACTCCTACAACTGACATGTCCACAGAATCTCTCACAACAGCTGTGACTTCTCCTCCCATTACTTCATCAGTCACTTCCACAAATACAGTGACTTCTGTGACAACTATGACCTCTCCTCCCACAACCACCAATTATTTTACATCACTGACCAGTATGACTCTGTCTTCTACACCTGTCCCAAGCACAGAAGCAATCACCAGTGGCACCACAAACACAATCCCTCCATCTATCTTGGTAACCACACTCCCCACTACAAATGTCTCATCTATGACTACATCTGAGACCACCTATCCTAATTCTCCGAGTGGCCCTGGTACAAACTCCACGACTGAAATCACCTATCCCACCCTTATGACAGAGACATCATCCACTGCCACCTCTATTCCACCCACCTCTCCCTTGGTCTCAACCGCAGAAACAGCCAAAACTCCTACCACAAACTTGgtaaccaccaccactaccaccaagatcaCCTCACATAGTACCtccagcttcacttcttcaacCATCTACTCCACAGACAGCTCATACACAGCTGCCATCACCTCAGTTCCCACAACCTTGGGTACCATGATGACTTCTACATCCATGATCCCATCTACTCTGAGTACAGGTATCCCTTCCTCACAACCAACAACCATCACTCCCTCATCTGTGGGCATCACTAGTTCATTACCTATGATGACAGACCTCACCTCAGTGTACATAGTCTCCAGCATGTCTGCAAGGCCAACAACTGTCGTTCCCTCATCTCCCACTGTCCAGAATACAGAAACCTCATCCTTTGTCAGCATGAcctctgccaccactcccagtggAAGGCTAACTTTTGCCAGTACACACAGCACTCCGACAAGTTCCCTCTTGACGACCTTCCCAGGGACATATTCATTTTCGTCTTCCATGCCTGCCAGCAGTGCCTGGACCACTCACACGGAGAGTATCTCCTCACCTCCAGCCATCACCAGTACACTCCACACAACAGCTGAATCCACCCCATCGCCCACTACCACCACCTCATTCACCACATCCACAATGATGGAACCACCATCAACCACTGTAGCAACTACAGGCACAGGTCAGACCACCTTCCCCAGCTCTACAGCCACATTCCCTGAGACCACCACACTGACTCCTGCAACTGACATTTCTACAGAATCTCTCACAACAGCCATGACTTCTACTCCCCCCATCAGTTCTTCAATCACTCCCACCAATACAGTGACTTCTATGACAACTACTTCTTGGCCCACAGCCACTAATACGTTATCATCACTCACCAGTAGCATTTTATCTTCTCCACCTGTCCCAAGCACAGAAATGATCACCAGTCATAACACCAACACCACCCCTCTATCCACCTTGTTGACTACATTCCCCACCACTACCCCTGATACCACCTCCCACAGTACCCCCAGCTTCACTTCATCAGCCATTTACTCCACAGTCAGCACATCCACAACTGCCATCTCCTCAGCTTCCCCTACCTCAGGTACCCTAGTGACTTCCACAACCATGACCCCgtcttctctgaccacagacATCCCTTCGACAACACCAACAACT ACCACCCCTCTATCCACCTTGTTGACTACATTCCCCACCACTACCCCTGATACCACCTCCCACAGTACCCCCAGCTTCACTTCATCAGCCATTTACTCCACAGTCAGCACATCCACAACTGCCATCTCCTCAGCGTCCCCTACCTCAGGTACCATAGTGACTTCCACAACCATGACCCCgtcttctctgaccacagacATCCCTTCGACAACACCAACAACTATCATCCACCCTTCTGTGGGCTCTACTGGCTTCCTGACTACAGGAACAGACCTCACATCAACATTCACTGTTTCCAGTTCCTCAGCAATGTCCACAAGTGTCATTCCATCTTCCCCCAGCATCCAGAATACAGAAACCTCATCCCTTGTCAGCATGAcctctgccaccactcccagcgaGAGACCAACTCTCACAAGTACTGACAGCACTCCAACAAGTTCTCTCCTGACGACCTTCTCAAGTACAtattcattttcctcttccaTGTCTGCCAGCAGTGCTGGGACCACTCACACAGAGACTATTTCTTCACCTCCAGCCAGCACCAGTACACTCCACACAACAGCTGAATCCACCCTGTCACCCGCTGCCACCACCTCATTCACCACCTCGACAACGATGGAACCACCTTTAACCACTGTAGCAACTACAGGCACAGGTCAGACCACCTTCCCCAGCTCTACAGCCACATTCCCTGAGACCACCACACTGACTCCTACAACTGACATGTCCACAGAATCTCTAACAACAGCCATGACTTCTACTCCTCCCATCACTTCTTCAGTCACTCCCACCAATACAGTGACTTCTATGGCAAGAACGACTTCCTGGCCCACAGCCGGTAATACGTTATCATCACTCACCAGTAGCATTTTATATTCGAAACCTGTCCTGAGCACAGAAACAATCACCAGTCATAACACCAACAGCACCCCTCTATCCACCTTGGTGACCACACTCCCCACTACCATCACCAGGTCTAGACCTACATCTGAGACCACCTACACTACTTCTCCCACTAGCACAGCCACAGACTCCACTACCGACATCAGCTACCCCACAAGTATGACAGGTACATTGTTCCCTGAGACTTCTCTCCCGCccacctcttcctctctcctaaCCATAGAAACTGCCACGACTCCTATCACAACCTTGGTAACCACCACTCCTGAAACCACCTCCCACAGTgttcccagcttcacttcttcaacCATCTACTCCACAAGCAGTACAACCACAACTGCCATCTCCTCAGCTTCGCCTACCTCAGGTACCATGGTGACTTCCACAACCATGACCCCATCTTCTCTGAGTACAGACATCCCTTCGACAACACCCACAACTATCACCCACTCTTCTGTGAGCTCTACTGAATCCTTGACTACAACAGCAGTTCTCTCCTCAACATTTGCTGTTTCCAGTACCTCAGCAGTGTCCACAAGTGACATCCCATCTTCCCCCAACATCCAGAATACAGAAACCTCATCCCTTGTCAGCATGAcctctgccaccactcccagcgaGAGACCAACTCTCACAAGTACTGAGGGCACTCAGACAACTTCCCTCCTGACGAGCTTCCCAGCAACAtattcattttcctcttccaTGTCTGCCAGCAGTGCAGGGACCACTCACACCGAGAGTATCTCCTCACCTCCATCCATCACCAGTATACTCCACACAACAGCTGGATCCACCCCATCACCCACAACCACCACGTCATTCACAACATTTACAACGATGGAAGCACCTTCTTCCACTGTAGCAACTAAAGGCACAGGTCAGACTACATGGACCAGTTCAACAGCCACATCCCCTGAGACCACCACACTGACTCCTACCCTTGACATTTCCACAGGATCTTTCAAAACAGCAGTGAGTTCTACTCCCCCCATCACTTCTTCAATCACCTCCACATATACAATGACATCTATGACAACTACCAACCCTCTGCCCACAGCCACTAATATGTTACCATCATTCACCAGTAGCATTTCATCTTCTATGCCTGTCCCAAGTACAGAAGCGATCACCACTGGTACCACAAACACCACCCCTTTGTCTTCCCTGGTGACCACATTATCCAATTACGACACCAGTTCTACACCTGCGTCTGAGACCACCTACCCTACTTCTCTTACTAGTGCTCTCACAGATTCCACGGTCAGAACCACCTATTCCACCAGTATGACCGGTACATTGTCCACTGTGACCTCTCTCCGACCCACCTCTTTGTCTCTTCCAACCACAGTAACAGCCACAGTTCCTACAACAAACTTGGTAACCACGACCACCAAGACCACCTCACACAGTACTCCTagcttcacttcttcaatcacAACCACCGAGACCACCTCACACcgtactcccagcttcacttctccAATCACGACCACTGAGACCCCCTCACACAGTACTCCTagcttcacttcttcaatcacTATCATGGAGACCACATCACACAGTACTCCCAActtcacttcttcaatcaccaccaGTGAGAGCCCCTCACACAGTattcccagcttcacttcttcaatcaccaccaCCGAGACCCCTTCACacagtactcccagcttcacttcttcaatAACCACCACTGAGACTACCTCACACAGTACACCCAGCTACACTTCTTTGATCACCACCACCGAGACCACCTCACACaatactcccagcttcacttcttcgATCACCACCACCGAGACCACCTCATacagtactcccagcttcacttcttcaatcaccaccaCCGAGACTACCTCAAGCAGTACACCCAGATACACTTCTTTGATCACTATCACCAAGACCACCTCAAACAGTACTCCCAGCGTCGCTTTGATCACCACCACGGAGACCACATCCCacagtactcccagcttcacttcttcaatcaccaccaCTGAGACCACCTCACacagtactcccagcttcacttcttcgATCACCACCACCAAGACCAACTCAAacagtactcccagcttcacttctttgATCGCCACCACTGAGACCACATCCCACActactcccagcttcacttcttcaatcaccaccaCTGAGATCACATCCCACAGTATTCCCAGCTTCACGTCTTCGATCATCACCACTGAGACCACCTCACACAGTACTCCAAGCTTCACTTCTTCGATCACCACCACCGAGACCACCTCACacagtactcccagcttcacttcttcaatcaccacTACTGAGACCACATCACACAGTACTCCTGGCCTCACTTCTGTGGTCACCACCACCGAGGCAACCTCACACGTTACTCCTGGCCTCACTTCAATCACCACCAGTGAGAGCACCTTACACAGTACTCCCACCTTCACTTCTTCAGTCACCACCACCGAGACCACCTCACAAAGTACTGTCAGCTTCACTTCCTTAATCACCACCACTGCGACGACCTCACACAGTACTCCCAGCTTCAGTTCTTCAATCACCACCACCAGGACCACCTCACCCGatactcccagcttcacttcttccaTCACCAACACTGAGACCACCTCACacagtactcccagcttcacttcttcaacCAGCTACTCCACAGTCAGCACATCCACAACTGCCATCACCTCACATTTTACTACCTCAGAGACTGGGGTGACTtccacacctgtaactccagcttcTCAGAGTACAGACATCCCGACCACAACCATGCAAACTCTCACCCCCTCATCTGTGGGAACCAGTACTTCATTGACTACAACCACAGACCTTCCCTCTATACCCACGGATATTGGTAGCTTATCAACCCCAACACGCATCATTTCATCCTCTCCCTCCATCCAAAGCACAGAAACATCATCCCTTGTGGGCACAACCTCTCCCACCATGTCCACTGTGAGAACGACCCTCAGAAGTACTGAGAACACCCCAATCACTTCCTTTAGCACAAGTATTGTTGTTACACCTGAAACCCCAACACAGACCCCTCCTGTACTGACGTCTGCCACCGGGACCCAAACATCTCCTGTACCTACTACTGTCAACTTTGGAAGTACAGATTTCTCCACGTCCACTCTTCACACTCTTACTCCATCAACAGCCTTGAGCACGATCATGTCAACATCACAGGTTCCCATTCCTAGCACACATTCCTCCACCCTTCAAACAAGTGCTTCTACTCCCTCATTGCAAACTTCACTCACATCTACAAGTGAGTTCACTACAGAATCTTTCACTAGGGGAAGTACATCTACAAACGCAATCTTGACTTCTTTTAGTACCATCATCTGGTCCTCAACACACACTATCATGTCCTCTTCTCCATCTTCCGCCAGCATAACTCCATTGTTCTCTACCAACACTCATTCTGTTCCTTCTTCAGCATACACTTTCAGTACAGAAAATATGGGCTCCTCTTCTATCACAGCCTTTCCTACTCTCTCTTCCTCTGCAACCACCAGCACTTCTCCAACCAGCTCCTCTCTGACCACAGCTCTCACTGAAATAACCCCCTTTTCTTATATTTCCCTTCCCTCCACCACACCCTGTCCAGAAACTATAACAATTACCATAGTCCCTGCCTCTCCCACTGATCCGTGTGTTGAAATGGATTCCAGCACTGAAGCTACTTCTCCTCCCACCACCCCGTTAGCAGTGCTTCCCTTTACTACCGAAATGGTCACCTGTCCTAGCTCCATCAGTATGCAAACTACCCTTGCTACATATATGGACACTTCTTCCATGACGCCAGAAAGTGAGTCCAGCATCACAACGAATGCTTCCAGTTCCACTGGCACTGGGACTGTACCCACAAACACGGTTTTCACAAGTACTGAAATGCCCACCAGTGAGACCTGGTTGAGCACCATCTCTGTGATCCCCCCACATCTTCCTGGCGTCTCTACCATCCCGCTCACCACGAAACCAAGCAGCAGCCTTTCGACCATCCTGAGGACTTCAAGCAAGTCAGCACACTCCTCCCCATCCACCACCAGGACTTCAGAGACACCAGTGGCCACTACCCAGACTCCTACCACCCTTACATCGCGCAGGACAACTCCCACCACTTCTCAGACGACCACACAGTCAACGTTGACCACCACTGCAG GCACCTGTGACAATGGCGGCACCTGGGAACAGGGCCAGTGTGCTTGCCGTCCGGGGTTCTCTGGGGACCGCTGTCAGTTCCAGACCAGCTGCCTCAACGGGGGTCAGTGGGATAACCTCAAGTGCCAGTGCCCCAACACCTTCTATGGTTCCCGTTGTGAGTTTGCTGTGGAACAGGTGGATCTAG ATGTAgtggagactgaggtggacaTGGAAGTGTCTGTCGATCAGGAGTTCTCGCCGGACCTCAATGACAACACTTCTCAGGCCTACAGGGATTTCAACAAGACCTTCTGGAATCAG ATGCAGAAGATTTTTGCAGGCATGCGGGGCTTCAACTTCAAGGGTGTGGAGATCCTGTCCCTGAG GAATGGCAGCATCGTGGTGGACTACCTGGTCCTGCTGGAGCTGCCCTTCAGCTCCCAGCTGGAAAGCCAGTACGAGCAGGCGAAGACGACGCTGAAGGAGGCGCTGCAGAATGCCAGCCAGGATGCGGACAGCTGCCAGGACTCCCAGA CCCTGTGTTTTAAGCCTGACTCCATCAAGGTGAACAACAACAGCAGGACAGAGCTGACCCCGAAAG CCATCTGCCGCCGCGCCGCTCCCGCGGGCTATGAGGAGTTCTACTTCCCCTTGGTGGAGGCCACCAGGCTCCGCTGTGTCACCAGTTGCACGTCGGGCGTGGACAACGCCATCAACTGTCACCAGGGCCAGTGCGTTCTGGAGAGGAGCGGTCCCACCTGTCG CTGCTACTCCACGGACACGCACTGGTTCTCCGGCCCGCGCTGCGAGGTGGCCATCCACTGGAGGGCGCTGGTCGGGGGCCTGACGGCGGGCGCcgcgctgctgctgctgctgctactagcGCTGGGTGTCTGGGCAGTGCGCTCCGGACTGTGGAGCTGCCAGTACCTAGACCG GTCCTGGGACCAGGACAGGAAATGGTTCGAGACCTGGGATGAGGAAGTCGTGGGCACTTTTTCAAACTGGGGTTTCGAGGTCGACGGAACAG acaAGGATGAAAATTTCCGTGTGGCCTTGGAGAACGTGGACACCACTATGAAG